The Buttiauxella selenatireducens genome has a window encoding:
- a CDS encoding NADH:ubiquinone reductase (Na(+)-transporting) subunit D has product MADISDMKEVKRVLVSPLIDNNPIALQILGVCSALAVTTKLETAFVMTLAVTVVTAFSSMFISMIRNLIPNSVRIIVQMAIIASLVIVVDQILRAYAYEISKQLSVFVGLIITNCIVMGRAEAYAMKSPPLASFMDGIGNGLGYGVILLLVGFLRELIGSGKLFGITVLETVQNGGWYQPNGLFLLAPSAFFIIGLLIWALRTLKPAQQEKD; this is encoded by the coding sequence ATGGCTGATATTTCAGACATGAAAGAGGTCAAACGGGTACTGGTTAGCCCGTTGATAGATAACAACCCCATTGCCTTGCAAATACTCGGCGTCTGCTCGGCGCTGGCGGTAACCACGAAACTGGAAACCGCGTTTGTCATGACGCTTGCGGTCACCGTGGTGACAGCGTTTTCCAGCATGTTCATCTCGATGATCCGTAACCTGATCCCAAACAGTGTGCGAATCATTGTGCAAATGGCGATCATTGCTTCGTTGGTTATCGTTGTGGATCAGATTTTGCGCGCTTACGCCTACGAAATTTCCAAACAACTTTCGGTCTTTGTCGGTCTGATCATCACCAACTGTATCGTCATGGGGCGCGCTGAAGCGTACGCCATGAAGTCGCCACCGTTGGCAAGTTTTATGGATGGTATCGGTAATGGCTTGGGATATGGCGTGATTTTGCTGCTGGTTGGCTTCCTGCGTGAGCTTATTGGCAGTGGTAAATTGTTTGGTATCACGGTGCTTGAAACGGTGCAGAACGGTGGCTGGTATCAGCCAAACGGGCTGTTCCTTCTTGCGCCGAGTGCATTCTTTATTATCGGCCTGCTTATCTGGGCCCTGCGTACGCTCAAGCCTGCGCAGCAGGAAAAGGACTAA
- the nqrE gene encoding NADH:ubiquinone reductase (Na(+)-transporting) subunit E, giving the protein MEHMISLFVRAVFIENMALAFFLGMCTFLAVSKKVSTAFGLGVAVTVVLGIAVPANNLVYNLILRDGALVEGVDLSFLNFITFIGVIAALVQILEMILDRFFPALYNALGIFLPLITVNCAIFGGVSFMVQRDYSFGESIVYGVGSGVGWMLAIVAMAGIREKMKYANVPAGLRGLGITFITTGLMALGFMSFSGVQL; this is encoded by the coding sequence ATGGAACATATGATTAGTCTGTTTGTGCGTGCAGTGTTTATTGAGAACATGGCGCTCGCGTTCTTCCTTGGTATGTGTACCTTCCTTGCGGTCTCCAAGAAAGTCTCTACTGCATTCGGTTTAGGTGTAGCGGTAACCGTCGTTTTAGGGATTGCTGTCCCTGCGAATAACCTGGTTTATAACCTGATTCTTCGTGATGGCGCGTTGGTAGAAGGCGTTGACCTGAGCTTCCTGAACTTCATTACCTTCATTGGTGTGATTGCCGCGTTGGTGCAGATCCTCGAAATGATCCTTGATCGTTTCTTCCCGGCTCTCTACAACGCGCTGGGTATTTTCCTGCCGCTTATCACCGTTAACTGCGCCATTTTTGGTGGCGTATCGTTTATGGTGCAGCGTGACTATAGCTTTGGTGAATCCATTGTTTATGGTGTTGGCTCTGGTGTGGGCTGGATGCTGGCGATTGTCGCGATGGCAGGTATCCGCGAGAAGATGAAATATGCCAATGTGCCCGCAGGATTGCGCGGCTTAGGAATTACCTTTATCACCACTGGATTGATGGCGCTGGGCTTTATGTCATTCTCCGGTGTGCAGCTGTAA
- the nqrF gene encoding NADH:ubiquinone reductase (Na(+)-transporting) subunit F codes for MEIILGVVMFTLIVLALALLILFAKSKLVNSGDVLIEINNEADKQFHAPAGDKLLNTLSSQGIFISSACGGGGSCGQCRVTIKEGGGDILPTELSHITKREAKEGCRLACQVAVKQDMKIELPEEIFGVKKWECEVISNDNKATFIKELKLRIPDGDVVPFRAGGYIQIESPPHEVNYQDFDVPQEYRGDWDKFNLFRFKSVVKEPCVRAYSMANYPDEKGIIMLNVRIATPPPNVPDAPPGIMSSYIWSLKAGDKVTISGPFGEFFAKDTDAEMVFIGGGAGMAPMRSHIFDQLKRLHSTRKISFWYGARSLREMFYEEEFEKLAQENPNFTFNVALSDPQPEDNWTGYTGFIHNVLLENYLRSHPAPEDCEFYMCGPPMMNAAVIKMLKDLGVEDENIMLDDFGG; via the coding sequence ATGGAAATTATTCTTGGCGTGGTGATGTTCACGCTCATTGTTTTGGCTCTGGCTCTGTTGATTTTGTTTGCCAAGTCAAAGCTTGTGAACTCCGGTGATGTGCTGATCGAGATTAACAACGAAGCAGACAAACAGTTTCATGCTCCGGCGGGTGACAAACTGCTTAATACACTCTCAAGCCAGGGGATTTTTATCTCTTCTGCTTGTGGTGGCGGTGGTTCTTGCGGGCAATGCCGCGTGACAATTAAAGAAGGTGGTGGAGATATTCTGCCAACCGAGCTTTCGCATATCACTAAGCGTGAAGCGAAAGAAGGCTGCCGCCTTGCCTGTCAGGTTGCTGTTAAGCAAGACATGAAAATCGAGCTTCCGGAAGAGATCTTTGGCGTCAAAAAATGGGAGTGTGAAGTTATCTCAAACGATAACAAGGCGACTTTCATAAAAGAACTCAAACTGCGCATTCCTGATGGCGACGTGGTGCCGTTCCGTGCGGGGGGTTATATCCAGATTGAAAGCCCGCCTCACGAAGTTAATTACCAGGACTTTGATGTTCCACAGGAATATCGCGGTGACTGGGATAAGTTTAATCTTTTCCGCTTCAAATCTGTGGTGAAAGAGCCCTGTGTTCGCGCTTACTCCATGGCGAACTACCCGGATGAGAAAGGCATTATCATGCTGAACGTGCGTATTGCTACGCCGCCGCCGAATGTGCCAGATGCACCACCGGGGATCATGTCCTCTTATATCTGGTCGTTGAAAGCGGGTGACAAAGTGACGATTTCCGGGCCGTTTGGTGAATTCTTTGCCAAAGATACGGACGCTGAAATGGTGTTCATTGGCGGTGGTGCAGGTATGGCCCCAATGCGTTCACATATCTTTGACCAGCTTAAACGCCTTCACAGCACGCGCAAAATCAGTTTCTGGTATGGTGCTCGTTCTCTGCGTGAGATGTTCTACGAAGAAGAGTTTGAAAAACTGGCGCAGGAAAACCCGAATTTCACGTTCAATGTGGCCCTTTCTGATCCACAGCCAGAAGATAACTGGACGGGTTACACCGGTTTCATCCACAACGTATTATTGGAAAACTATCTTCGCAGCCACCCGGCACCAGAAGACTGTGAGTTCTATATGTGTGGGCCGCCGATGATGAATGCCGCAGTTATTAAAATGCTTAAAGATCTTGGCGTAGAGGATGAAAATATCATGCTCGACGACTTTGGCGGCTGA
- a CDS encoding Na(+)-translocating NADH-quinone reductase subunit C has translation MAEVKSNDSIGRTLLVVLVLCLVCSVVVAGSAVGLKARQQEQKALDKQRNILDVAGLATPKMTGEDVKAIYETRITPRLLDLKSGDLLDKDASKFDQAAALRDPDQSMTLASSEDRAGIKHRSNIVEIYLVRDEQNKVQEVVLPVYGKGLWSMMYAFVSLQTDGRTVKGITYYDHGETPGLGGEIENPVWREQFIGKKVLDDKGQPALRIVKGGARQGDEFGVDGLSGATLTANGVQHTFDFWMGELGFGPFLKNVREGALNNG, from the coding sequence GTGGCTGAAGTAAAAAGTAACGATAGCATCGGCAGAACGCTGCTGGTGGTGCTGGTGCTTTGCCTGGTCTGTTCCGTCGTGGTGGCAGGTTCAGCTGTAGGGCTTAAAGCGCGTCAGCAGGAGCAAAAAGCGCTCGATAAACAGCGTAACATTCTGGATGTTGCGGGCTTAGCAACACCAAAAATGACTGGCGAAGACGTCAAAGCAATCTATGAAACACGCATTACACCGCGTTTGCTGGACCTTAAAAGTGGTGATTTACTGGATAAAGACGCCTCTAAATTCGACCAGGCTGCGGCATTGCGTGACCCCGACCAGAGCATGACGCTCGCTTCCAGTGAAGATCGCGCCGGGATAAAGCATCGCAGCAATATCGTCGAAATTTATCTGGTTCGCGATGAGCAAAACAAAGTGCAGGAAGTCGTATTGCCTGTTTATGGCAAAGGCTTGTGGTCGATGATGTATGCCTTTGTTTCTCTGCAAACTGATGGCCGTACGGTAAAAGGTATCACTTACTACGATCATGGCGAAACGCCAGGGTTGGGTGGTGAAATTGAAAACCCAGTCTGGCGTGAGCAGTTTATCGGCAAGAAAGTCCTTGATGATAAAGGCCAGCCTGCACTGCGCATTGTGAAAGGTGGCGCACGTCAGGGCGATGAGTTCGGGGTTGACGGTTTATCGGGTGCCACGCTGACGGCTAACGGAGTACAACACACTTTTGATTTCTGGATGGGTGAACTCGGTTTTGGCCCTTTCCTGAAAAATGTACGTGAAGGAGCGCTCAACAATGGCTGA
- the dpaA gene encoding peptidoglycan meso-diaminopimelic acid protein amidase, giving the protein MRKIALVIAMLLIPCMSFASLLSGNSSTTPVSKEFKQQLMGSPVYIQIFKEERTLELFVKMSEQYQLLDSYKICNYSGGLGPKQRQGDFKSPEGFYNVTRSQLKPDSRFYKAINIGFPNEFDRSHGYQGQYLMIHGACVSVGCYAMTDTNIDEIFQFVTGALVFGQPNVQVSIYPFRMTDANMERHKYSYYINFWKQLKPGYDYFMANHQPPGVSVISGNYVISKPVVPTTQPQLASNYAFSETK; this is encoded by the coding sequence ATGCGTAAGATCGCACTCGTTATTGCGATGCTTCTGATTCCGTGCATGTCGTTTGCCAGCTTATTAAGCGGCAATTCGTCAACCACGCCAGTCAGTAAAGAATTCAAGCAACAACTTATGGGCTCTCCTGTTTATATCCAGATATTTAAGGAAGAGCGCACGCTAGAGCTATTTGTGAAGATGAGCGAACAGTATCAACTGCTCGACAGCTACAAAATTTGCAACTATTCCGGTGGGTTAGGTCCTAAACAACGTCAGGGTGATTTTAAGAGCCCTGAGGGTTTTTATAATGTGACCCGCAGCCAGCTCAAACCTGATAGCCGCTTCTATAAAGCCATTAATATCGGCTTCCCGAATGAGTTTGATCGCTCACATGGTTATCAAGGTCAGTATCTGATGATTCACGGTGCTTGCGTGTCTGTTGGCTGCTATGCCATGACTGACACCAACATTGATGAGATTTTCCAGTTTGTCACTGGAGCATTGGTATTCGGACAACCGAACGTGCAAGTAAGCATTTATCCGTTCCGCATGACTGACGCCAATATGGAACGCCACAAGTATTCGTACTACATCAACTTCTGGAAACAACTGAAGCCGGGTTATGACTACTTTATGGCAAATCACCAGCCGCCAGGCGTTTCTGTTATTAGCGGTAACTATGTGATCAGTAAGCCGGTTGTGCCTACGACACAACCGCAGTTGGCATCAAACTACGCGTTCTCCGAGACAAAATAA
- the dinB gene encoding DNA polymerase IV has product MRKIIHVDMDCFFAAVEMRDNPALRDVPLAIGGSAQRRGVISTANYPARKFGVHSAMSTAMALKLCPHLTLLPGRFEAYKEASNHIREIFSRYTTLIEPLSLDEAYLDVTDSLNCLGSATLMAKEIRQAISDELNLTASAGIASVKFLAKIASDLNKPNGQYVITPEEIPAFLQTLPLGKIPGVGKVTAGKLESLGLRTCADVQSTDLASLLKRFGKFGRVLWERSQGIDEREINNERQRKSVGVEKTLAEDIHEWHECEAIIEQLYPELERRLKKVKPDLLIARQGIKLKFKDFQQTTQEHVWPQLNKADLISTAKKTWEERRGGRGVRLVGLHVTLLDPQMERQLVLGL; this is encoded by the coding sequence ATGCGTAAAATCATTCATGTTGATATGGACTGCTTTTTTGCAGCTGTTGAGATGCGTGATAACCCTGCATTGCGGGATGTCCCGTTGGCAATCGGCGGGAGCGCACAACGACGTGGCGTCATCAGTACAGCAAATTATCCAGCCCGAAAGTTTGGTGTCCACAGCGCGATGTCGACAGCGATGGCACTCAAATTATGTCCGCACCTGACACTTTTACCGGGGCGCTTTGAGGCATACAAAGAAGCTTCAAATCATATCCGTGAAATTTTTAGCCGATACACCACACTTATCGAACCGCTGTCACTGGATGAGGCTTATCTGGATGTCACCGATAGTCTGAACTGCCTGGGGTCTGCAACGCTCATGGCAAAGGAAATTCGTCAGGCAATTTCGGACGAACTTAATCTCACCGCTTCTGCGGGTATCGCCTCGGTAAAATTCCTCGCCAAAATCGCTTCTGACCTTAATAAACCCAACGGGCAATACGTGATCACTCCGGAGGAAATCCCCGCGTTTTTGCAAACCTTGCCGCTTGGCAAAATTCCAGGCGTCGGCAAAGTCACGGCGGGAAAACTGGAGAGTTTGGGATTACGTACCTGTGCTGATGTGCAGAGCACCGATCTCGCCTCGTTACTTAAACGGTTTGGTAAATTCGGGCGCGTGTTGTGGGAGCGAAGCCAGGGAATAGATGAACGTGAAATTAATAACGAACGGCAACGTAAATCGGTTGGCGTTGAGAAAACGCTGGCAGAAGATATTCATGAGTGGCATGAATGCGAGGCCATTATTGAGCAACTCTATCCTGAACTTGAACGACGTTTGAAAAAGGTTAAACCGGACTTACTGATTGCCAGGCAGGGTATCAAACTCAAATTTAAAGATTTCCAGCAGACCACCCAGGAACATGTCTGGCCGCAGCTAAACAAAGCCGATTTAATCTCAACTGCGAAGAAAACATGGGAAGAACGCCGGGGTGGGCGAGGGGTAAGATTAGTGGGTTTGCATGTGACTTTGTTGGACCCGCAGATGGAGCGGCAACTGGTGCTGGGGCTATAA
- a CDS encoding class II glutamine amidotransferase translates to MCELLGMSANVPTDICFSFTGLVQRGGGTGPHKDGWGITFYEGKGCRTFKDPQPSFNSPIAKLVQDYPIKSCSVVAHIRQANRGKVALENTHPFTRELWGRNWTYAHNGQLKGHRSLETGPFRPIGETDSEQAFCWLLHKLTQRYPRTPSNMQAVFRYITELAGQLREKGVFNMLLSDGRYVMAFCSTNLYWITRRAPFGVAKLLDQDVEIDFQEETTLNDVVTVIATQPLTGNETWHKIAPGESELFCLGERVV, encoded by the coding sequence ATGTGCGAACTGCTCGGGATGAGCGCTAACGTACCAACAGATATTTGCTTTAGTTTTACCGGGTTGGTGCAGCGTGGCGGAGGTACGGGGCCGCATAAAGATGGCTGGGGAATTACCTTTTATGAAGGTAAAGGTTGCCGTACGTTCAAAGATCCGCAACCTAGCTTTAATTCACCCATCGCTAAACTTGTGCAGGATTATCCGATCAAATCTTGTTCTGTGGTTGCACATATCCGCCAGGCAAATCGCGGTAAAGTCGCGCTCGAAAATACCCACCCTTTTACGCGTGAGTTATGGGGCCGCAACTGGACCTATGCCCACAATGGCCAACTCAAAGGCCATCGCTCTCTTGAAACTGGCCCGTTCCGCCCCATTGGTGAAACTGACAGTGAGCAAGCATTTTGCTGGTTACTGCATAAATTGACACAACGCTACCCACGAACACCCAGCAATATGCAGGCAGTGTTCCGCTACATCACCGAACTTGCTGGGCAATTGCGTGAGAAAGGCGTGTTTAATATGTTGCTGTCGGATGGTCGTTATGTGATGGCGTTTTGCTCCACAAACTTGTACTGGATTACCCGACGAGCACCCTTTGGTGTGGCAAAACTGTTGGATCAAGATGTGGAAATTGATTTTCAGGAAGAGACCACACTCAACGATGTGGTCACTGTTATCGCGACTCAACCCCTGACGGGAAACGAAACCTGGCACAAGATAGCACCAGGTGAGTCGGAATTATTTTGTCTCGGAGAACGCGTAGTTTGA
- the lpcA gene encoding D-sedoheptulose 7-phosphate isomerase → MYQDLIRNELNEAAETLANFLKDDANIHAIQRAAVLLADSFKAGGKVLSCGNGGSHCDAMHFAEELTGRYRENRPGYPAIAISDVSHISCVGNDFGYDHIFSRYVEAVGREGDVLLGISTSGNSGNVIKAIEAARAKGMKVITLTGKDGGKMDGTADVEIRVPHFGYADRIQEIHIKVIHILIQLIEKEMVKA, encoded by the coding sequence ATGTACCAGGATCTTATTCGTAACGAATTGAATGAAGCGGCAGAAACGCTGGCTAACTTCCTGAAAGATGACGCTAACATTCATGCAATCCAGCGTGCGGCGGTTTTGCTTGCTGATAGCTTCAAAGCGGGTGGCAAAGTTTTATCTTGCGGTAACGGTGGCTCACATTGCGATGCAATGCACTTTGCTGAAGAACTGACGGGGCGCTACCGTGAGAACCGCCCGGGTTACCCGGCAATCGCCATTTCTGATGTCAGCCACATCTCCTGTGTTGGCAACGATTTTGGCTACGACCATATCTTTTCTCGTTACGTTGAAGCTGTAGGCCGTGAAGGCGATGTGTTATTGGGGATCTCCACTTCTGGAAACTCTGGCAACGTTATCAAAGCGATTGAAGCTGCGCGTGCCAAAGGCATGAAAGTCATCACCCTGACCGGGAAAGACGGTGGCAAAATGGATGGGACTGCGGATGTCGAAATTCGCGTTCCACACTTCGGTTACGCTGACCGTATTCAGGAGATTCACATCAAAGTGATTCATATTCTGATCCAGCTTATCGAAAAAGAGATGGTCAAAGCTTAG
- a CDS encoding Na(+)-translocating NADH-quinone reductase subunit A — MIKIKKGLDLPIAGLPEQQIHDGPAIPLVALLGEEYVGMRPSMLVQEGDKVLKGQPLFEDKKNPGVLFTAPASGTVKAINRGERRVLQSLVIEVQGDEQVVFERFAAENLAKLPRETVQAQLLASGLWTALRTRPFSKAPQPSTIPAAIFVTAIDTNPLAADPQPIIRAHREMFDAGLTLLSRLTDGKVHVCQAGGGKLGGHPAGQVTFNEFAGPHPAGLVGTHIHFLEPVSLQKMVWHLNYQDVIAIGKLFVEGELWTERVIALAGPQVKKPRLIRTRLGASLDVLTAGELEDGENRIVSGSVLSGTIAAGPRAWLGRFHLQVTVLKEGREKELFGWVMPGADKYSITRTTIGHFLKRKLFNFSTDTNGGERSMVPIGNYERVMPMDILPTMLLRDLLAGDTDSAQALGCLELDEEDLALCTYVCPGKYEYGPVLREVLTRIEQEG; from the coding sequence ATGATAAAAATCAAAAAAGGTCTGGATTTGCCTATCGCTGGTTTACCGGAACAGCAAATTCATGACGGCCCAGCGATACCCTTAGTGGCCCTGCTCGGTGAAGAGTATGTCGGCATGCGTCCTTCAATGCTTGTGCAAGAGGGCGACAAGGTATTGAAAGGTCAGCCACTCTTCGAAGATAAAAAGAACCCTGGCGTTCTCTTTACTGCTCCTGCTAGTGGCACGGTAAAAGCGATTAACCGTGGCGAGCGTCGAGTGCTGCAATCTCTGGTTATTGAGGTTCAAGGTGATGAACAAGTCGTTTTCGAACGCTTTGCAGCAGAAAACCTTGCCAAACTGCCGCGTGAAACCGTTCAGGCGCAATTGTTAGCTTCTGGTTTGTGGACTGCGCTTCGGACTCGTCCATTCAGCAAAGCACCACAACCATCAACAATTCCTGCAGCCATTTTTGTCACCGCGATTGACACCAATCCACTGGCGGCTGACCCGCAACCTATTATTCGCGCCCATCGCGAAATGTTTGATGCCGGTTTAACGCTGTTATCCAGACTGACTGATGGCAAAGTCCACGTCTGTCAGGCTGGTGGCGGTAAGCTCGGTGGTCATCCCGCTGGGCAGGTGACTTTTAATGAGTTTGCTGGCCCTCACCCTGCTGGGTTAGTGGGTACACACATTCACTTCCTCGAGCCGGTTAGCCTGCAAAAAATGGTCTGGCACCTGAATTACCAGGATGTGATTGCCATCGGCAAATTGTTCGTGGAAGGCGAGTTGTGGACCGAGCGTGTTATTGCACTGGCAGGCCCACAAGTTAAAAAGCCGCGCCTGATTCGCACGCGCCTGGGTGCTTCACTCGACGTGCTGACGGCGGGCGAATTGGAAGACGGCGAAAACCGCATTGTTTCTGGTTCGGTATTAAGTGGAACGATAGCTGCTGGCCCGCGCGCCTGGCTTGGTCGTTTCCATTTGCAGGTTACCGTTCTGAAAGAAGGGCGCGAAAAAGAACTGTTTGGTTGGGTCATGCCGGGTGCAGACAAATACTCTATTACCCGCACGACTATCGGCCACTTCCTGAAGCGAAAATTATTCAATTTCTCAACAGATACCAATGGTGGCGAGCGTTCAATGGTACCGATCGGCAACTATGAACGTGTTATGCCGATGGATATTCTGCCAACGATGTTATTGCGCGATTTATTGGCCGGGGATACCGACAGCGCTCAGGCGTTAGGGTGTCTGGAGCTGGATGAAGAAGATTTAGCGCTTTGTACTTATGTTTGCCCTGGGAAATACGAATACGGTCCAGTGCTACGCGAAGTGTTAACCCGCATCGAGCAGGAAGGATAA
- a CDS encoding NADH:ubiquinone reductase (Na(+)-transporting) subunit B has product MGLKHLFEKLEPHFTQGGKLEKYYPLFEATATLFYTPGIVTPGASHVRDAIDLKRMMILVWFAVFPAMFWGMYNVGLQTIPALNKMYGAEQLQQVISSDWHYVVAQWLGVNFTPDAGWLSMMTLGAVFFLPIYITVFLVGGFWEVLFAIIRKHEVNEGFFVTSILFALVVPPTLPLWQAALGISFGVVIAKEIFGGTGRNFLNPALAGRAFLFFAYPAQISGDLVWTAADGFSGATPLSQWANGGSEALMNVATGQPVTWMDAFLGNIPGSIGEVSTLMILIGGAIILFGRVASWRIVAGVMLGMIATATLFNFIGSATNPLFAMPWYWHLVLGGFAFGMMFMATDPVSASFTNKGKWWYGALIGVMCVLIRVVNPAYPEGMMLAILFANLFAPLFDYLVVQANIKRRKSRG; this is encoded by the coding sequence ATGGGCTTGAAGCATTTATTTGAAAAACTAGAGCCGCACTTCACGCAAGGCGGAAAGCTAGAAAAATACTACCCACTCTTTGAAGCTACGGCGACATTGTTCTATACACCAGGCATCGTTACGCCTGGGGCCTCCCATGTTCGTGATGCTATCGATCTGAAGCGCATGATGATCCTGGTGTGGTTTGCAGTATTCCCAGCCATGTTCTGGGGCATGTACAACGTTGGGCTACAAACTATTCCCGCACTGAACAAAATGTACGGAGCGGAACAACTCCAACAGGTGATTTCATCTGACTGGCACTATGTCGTCGCACAATGGCTTGGGGTTAACTTTACGCCTGATGCTGGCTGGCTGAGCATGATGACGCTTGGCGCGGTCTTCTTCCTGCCAATCTACATCACTGTGTTTTTGGTGGGAGGTTTTTGGGAAGTCTTGTTCGCAATCATCCGTAAACATGAAGTTAACGAAGGCTTTTTTGTAACTTCTATTCTGTTTGCGTTGGTGGTTCCTCCAACATTACCGCTATGGCAAGCGGCACTCGGTATCAGTTTCGGCGTTGTTATCGCTAAAGAGATATTCGGTGGAACAGGTCGTAACTTCCTGAACCCTGCACTAGCTGGCCGTGCCTTCTTGTTCTTCGCATATCCAGCGCAGATTTCGGGCGATTTAGTGTGGACTGCGGCAGATGGTTTCTCAGGTGCAACACCTCTTTCTCAGTGGGCGAATGGGGGTAGTGAAGCCCTGATGAATGTCGCAACCGGTCAGCCTGTGACCTGGATGGATGCATTCCTCGGCAACATTCCCGGCTCAATTGGTGAAGTATCAACACTGATGATCCTGATTGGTGGGGCGATTATCCTGTTTGGCCGCGTGGCTTCCTGGCGCATCGTCGCAGGCGTGATGCTCGGTATGATTGCCACAGCAACCCTGTTTAACTTCATTGGTTCTGCAACCAACCCGCTGTTCGCTATGCCATGGTACTGGCACCTGGTACTTGGAGGTTTTGCCTTTGGCATGATGTTCATGGCGACAGACCCGGTTTCTGCTTCGTTTACTAATAAAGGTAAATGGTGGTACGGGGCGCTCATCGGTGTGATGTGTGTCCTGATTCGTGTTGTAAACCCAGCCTATCCAGAAGGGATGATGCTGGCGATTCTGTTCGCCAACCTCTTTGCACCGTTGTTCGATTATCTGGTTGTGCAAGCCAATATCAAGCGGAGGAAGTCGCGTGGCTGA
- the nqrM gene encoding (Na+)-NQR maturation NqrM — protein sequence MLTLFLATFVIFLLVIFGMSLGVIVKRKTLQGSCGGIAALGMEKVCNCPEPCDARKKRIAKAERQAKLQQNRII from the coding sequence ATGCTGACACTGTTTTTAGCCACCTTCGTTATATTTCTTCTGGTGATATTTGGAATGTCACTGGGTGTTATCGTGAAGCGCAAAACGCTTCAGGGTAGCTGTGGTGGCATTGCCGCACTAGGCATGGAGAAAGTCTGCAACTGCCCTGAACCTTGTGATGCTCGTAAGAAGCGCATCGCGAAAGCTGAGCGGCAGGCAAAACTTCAGCAAAACCGCATCATTTAA